A region from the Halosolutus gelatinilyticus genome encodes:
- a CDS encoding transcriptional regulator, whose translation MRARVSWMNEADDAILEYLQELETDTGHRIALPPTAVWYNLVAELGVLDRSQNTISRRMNVLSNAELLEKIDEKRGYYRITDRGFAYLNGELAASDLEQPEE comes from the coding sequence ATGCGAGCCCGTGTCTCGTGGATGAACGAGGCGGACGACGCGATTCTGGAGTACTTGCAGGAGTTAGAAACCGACACGGGCCACCGAATTGCACTTCCGCCGACCGCCGTGTGGTACAATCTTGTAGCGGAACTCGGCGTCTTAGATCGAAGCCAGAATACGATCTCCCGGCGGATGAACGTGCTTTCGAATGCCGAATTGCTCGAAAAGATCGACGAGAAACGCGGCTACTATCGGATTACAGATCGAGGATTCGCCTATCTCAACGGAGAACTGGCGGCAAGCGACCTCGAACAGCCTGAAGAGTAG